From a single Carassius auratus strain Wakin chromosome 38, ASM336829v1, whole genome shotgun sequence genomic region:
- the LOC113057155 gene encoding toll-like receptor 4 isoform X1, with amino-acid sequence MGRNLSYIPYSIPSSVQTLDFSFNILKHLKKTVFPVLSFLEVLDLSRCQIQHIENDTFYNVKNLTTLILTGNPITYFGPVCFNSLHNLQRLVLVDVGLSSLQLQINNLTKLQELRVGTNNIQSMSLPAFMSTFKDFSLLDLHANNISVITTDHTAVLREIGRNMTLILSCNPLLYIEPGAFKDIYLRELNIRSAFVSPAAQKAGLNALYGLNVKRLMFGKYRSDYKILSSDANYLDGLCFINFHEVYYYMKEKHVVPVNIFRCMINATIVAVKGGIIREIANVPFLKIKELYLISNQLDTVPGKKLAHLHTLEKLVFTDNVAIQIPDFIDMRSLQYVDLSSNQITLTSCCSFFSRTPQLRYLNLSLNPQIGLSVGPFDGLDSLEILDFHHTRVVGMGYLSLFSNLKYLRYLDISYSSITFINIYCFYGLKNLNVLKMAGSHFQGDVARYLFNNLTFLEHLDMSYCRVVELHPNSFKNLQRLKLLNLRGNYLMTIDFLALTNLKQLISLYVDKNSITSIPLHVLHSLPTNLSELDLSYNPIDCSCSQTDFILWIMENQNVLKKPDNIFCKTFSPSSDFRATDFDIDSCVHKKRLTIVLSLSFVTVVVLLSFLVYRFQFYLQYCCILLRGYRSPGQQECSYDAFVIFSSYDEDWVMNELMENLENSVPPIQLCLHMRDFQAGKSIASNIIDEGIMGSRKVIVVVSQHFIDSAWCRFEFELAQSRFMMERNANIIIIILEDVEETKTKKVFGLHKHLKKNTYLKWSRDPLSNMRFWIRLRKAIFATNQ; translated from the exons ATGGGAAGAAACCTCAGCTACATACCATATAGTATACCTTCTTCTGTTCAAACTCTggatttcagttttaatattttgaaacactTGAAGAAGACTGTTTTCCCTGTTTTGTCTTTCCTGGAAGTTCTTGATTTGTCAAG ATGCCAAATCCAGCACATTGAAAATGATACTTTCTACAATGTGAAGAATTTGACTACTTTGATTCTTACTGGAAACCCTATTACATATTTTGGACCTGTATGCTTTAATTCTTTACATAATCTACAAAGACTAGTTCTTGTGGATGTTGGTCTCTCATCATTACAGCTTCAAATAAATAACCTAACCAAGCTGCAGGAGCTTAGAGTCGGGACAAATAACATCCAGTCCATGTCACTCCCTGCATTCATGAGCACGTTCAAAGACTTCAGTTTACTTGATCTACATGCCAATAATATATCCGTCATCACAACTGATCACACTGCTGTGTTGCGAGAGATCGGCAGAAACATGACTTTGATTCTTTCTTGCAATCCGTTATTATACATTGAACCAGGAGCTTTCAAAGACATTTATCTCAGAGAACTGAACATCCGATCTGCCTTTGTTTCACCTGCTGCTCAGAAAGCTGGTCTAAATGCTCTGTACGGTCTTAATGTAAAAAGGCTCATGTTTGGAAAGTACAGAAGTGATTACAAAATTTTGTCATCAGATGCAAACTATTTAGATGGTCTTTGCTTTATTAATTTTCATGAggtatattattatatgaaagaAAAACATGTTGTTCCAGTTAATATCTTTCGCTGTATGATTAATGCAACAATTGTAGCTGTGAAAGGTGGTATAATTCGTGAAATAGCAAATGTGCCATTTCTTAAAATCAAGGAGCTTTATTTGATTTCCAATCAGTTAGATACTGTTCCAGGCAAAAAACTTGCACATCTCCACACTTTAGAAAAACTAGTGTTTACAGACAACGTTGCAATCCAAATTCCAGACTTCATAGACATGCGCAGTCTTCAGTATGTGGATCTGAGTTCAAACCAAATTACATTAACATCATGCTGCTCATTTTTTTCTAGAACCCCTCAGTTGAGGTATTTAAATTTGAGTCTAAATCCACAAATCGGTCTTTCTGTAGGACCATTTGATGGACTTGATTCCCTTGAGATTCTAGATTTCCATCATACAAGGGTTGTGGGTATGGGATATCTTTCTCTTTTCTCTAACTTAAAGTATTTGAGGTATCTAGATATTTCTTATTCAAGTATCACCTTTATTAACATATATTGCTTCTATGGATTGAAGAATCTAAATGTTCTAAAGATGGCCGGCAGTCATTTTCAAGGTGATGTAGCAAGATATTTGTTTAATAATCTCACTTTTCTAGAGCATCTTGACATGTCATATTGCCGTGTGGTAGAGTTGCAtccaaattcattcaaaaatctTCAAAGGCTTAAGCTTTTAAATTTGAGAGGAAACTATTTAATGACTATAGATTTTCTGGCCCTCACAAACCTGAAACAATTAATTTCACTTTATGTTGATAAAAACAGCATTACTAGCATCCCACTTCATGTTCTCCATTCGTTGCCCACAAACCTTTCAGAGTTGGATTTATCCTATAACCCCATTGATTGCTCCTGTTCCCAGACAGATTTTATTTTGTGGATAATGGAAAATCAGAATGTTTTGAAGAAACCAGacaatattttctgtaaaacCTTTTCACCAAGTTCTGATTTTAGAGCAACAGACTTTGATATTGACAGCTGTGTGCACAAGAAAAGACTCACAATCGTTTTATCGCTAAGTTTTGTTACAGTAGTAGTTCTTTTGTCATTCTTGGTTTACAGGTTTCAGTTTTAtcttcagtattgctgtattctACTGAGAGGCTATAGATCACCTGGACAGCAAGAATGTTCCTATGACGCATTTGTGATTTTCTCCAGCTATGATGAAGATTGGGTCATGAATGAACTGATGGAGAATCTGGAGAACAGTGTTCCACCGATTCAGCTTTGTCTTCATATGCGGGACTTTCAGGCAGGGAAGTCCATCGCCTCCAACATTATCGATGAAGGTATAATGGGCAGTCGTAAAGTCATTGTGGTCGTGTCTCAACACTTCATTGATAGTGCCTGGTGTCGCTTTGAGTTTGAATTAGCTCAGTCTCGCTTTATGATGGAACGCAAtgccaacatcatcatcatcattctggAAGATGTGGAAGAGACGAAGACTAAGAAAGTGTTTGGACTTCATAAGCATCTGAAAAAGAACACGTACCTAAAGTGGAGCAGAGATCCTCTGAGTAACATGAGATTTTGGATACGCCTCAGAAAAGCTATTTTTGCCACAAACCAATAA
- the LOC113057155 gene encoding toll-like receptor 4 isoform X2: MTFFTVSVFIIYFSISVGESCTKITENRYYSCMGRNLSYIPYSIPSSVQTLDFSFNILKHLKKTVFPVLSFLEVLDLSRCQIQHIENDTFYNVKNLTTLILTGNPITYFGPVCFNSLHNLQRLVLVDVGLSSLQLQINNLTKLQELRVGTNNIQSMSLPAFMSTFKDFSLLDLHANNISVITTDHTAVLREIGRNMTLILSCNPLLYIEPGAFKDIYLRELNIRSAFVSPAAQKAGLNALYGLNVKRLMFGKYRSDYKILSSDANYLDGLCFINFHEVYYYMKEKHVVPVNIFRCMINATIVAVKGGIIREIANVPFLKIKELYLISNQLDTVPGKKLAHLHTLEKLVFTDNVAIQIPDFIDMRSLQYVDLSSNQITLTSCCSFFSRTPQLRYLNLSLNPQIGLSVGPFDGLDSLEILDFHHTRVVGMGYLSLFSNLKYLRYLDISYSSITFINIYCFYGLKNLNVLKMAGSHFQGDVARYLFNNLTFLEHLDMSYCRVVELHPNSFKNLQRLKLLNLRGNYLMTIDFLALTNLKQLISLYVDKNSITSIPLHVLHSLPTNLSELDLSYNPIDCSCSQTDFILWIMENQNVLKKPDNIFCKTFSPSSDFRATDFDIDSCVHKKRLTIVLSLSFVTVVVLLSFLVYRFQFYLQYCCILLRGYRSPGQQECSYDAFVIFSSYDEDWVMNELMENLENSVPPIQLCLHMRDFQAGKSIASNIIDEGIMGSRKVIVVVSQHFIDSAWCRFEFELAQSRFMMERNANIIIIILEDVEETKTKKVFGLHKHLKKNTYLKWSRDPLSNMRFWIRLRKAIFATNQ; encoded by the exons attactGAGAATCGGTACTACTCTTGCATGGGAAGAAACCTCAGCTACATACCATATAGTATACCTTCTTCTGTTCAAACTCTggatttcagttttaatattttgaaacactTGAAGAAGACTGTTTTCCCTGTTTTGTCTTTCCTGGAAGTTCTTGATTTGTCAAG ATGCCAAATCCAGCACATTGAAAATGATACTTTCTACAATGTGAAGAATTTGACTACTTTGATTCTTACTGGAAACCCTATTACATATTTTGGACCTGTATGCTTTAATTCTTTACATAATCTACAAAGACTAGTTCTTGTGGATGTTGGTCTCTCATCATTACAGCTTCAAATAAATAACCTAACCAAGCTGCAGGAGCTTAGAGTCGGGACAAATAACATCCAGTCCATGTCACTCCCTGCATTCATGAGCACGTTCAAAGACTTCAGTTTACTTGATCTACATGCCAATAATATATCCGTCATCACAACTGATCACACTGCTGTGTTGCGAGAGATCGGCAGAAACATGACTTTGATTCTTTCTTGCAATCCGTTATTATACATTGAACCAGGAGCTTTCAAAGACATTTATCTCAGAGAACTGAACATCCGATCTGCCTTTGTTTCACCTGCTGCTCAGAAAGCTGGTCTAAATGCTCTGTACGGTCTTAATGTAAAAAGGCTCATGTTTGGAAAGTACAGAAGTGATTACAAAATTTTGTCATCAGATGCAAACTATTTAGATGGTCTTTGCTTTATTAATTTTCATGAggtatattattatatgaaagaAAAACATGTTGTTCCAGTTAATATCTTTCGCTGTATGATTAATGCAACAATTGTAGCTGTGAAAGGTGGTATAATTCGTGAAATAGCAAATGTGCCATTTCTTAAAATCAAGGAGCTTTATTTGATTTCCAATCAGTTAGATACTGTTCCAGGCAAAAAACTTGCACATCTCCACACTTTAGAAAAACTAGTGTTTACAGACAACGTTGCAATCCAAATTCCAGACTTCATAGACATGCGCAGTCTTCAGTATGTGGATCTGAGTTCAAACCAAATTACATTAACATCATGCTGCTCATTTTTTTCTAGAACCCCTCAGTTGAGGTATTTAAATTTGAGTCTAAATCCACAAATCGGTCTTTCTGTAGGACCATTTGATGGACTTGATTCCCTTGAGATTCTAGATTTCCATCATACAAGGGTTGTGGGTATGGGATATCTTTCTCTTTTCTCTAACTTAAAGTATTTGAGGTATCTAGATATTTCTTATTCAAGTATCACCTTTATTAACATATATTGCTTCTATGGATTGAAGAATCTAAATGTTCTAAAGATGGCCGGCAGTCATTTTCAAGGTGATGTAGCAAGATATTTGTTTAATAATCTCACTTTTCTAGAGCATCTTGACATGTCATATTGCCGTGTGGTAGAGTTGCAtccaaattcattcaaaaatctTCAAAGGCTTAAGCTTTTAAATTTGAGAGGAAACTATTTAATGACTATAGATTTTCTGGCCCTCACAAACCTGAAACAATTAATTTCACTTTATGTTGATAAAAACAGCATTACTAGCATCCCACTTCATGTTCTCCATTCGTTGCCCACAAACCTTTCAGAGTTGGATTTATCCTATAACCCCATTGATTGCTCCTGTTCCCAGACAGATTTTATTTTGTGGATAATGGAAAATCAGAATGTTTTGAAGAAACCAGacaatattttctgtaaaacCTTTTCACCAAGTTCTGATTTTAGAGCAACAGACTTTGATATTGACAGCTGTGTGCACAAGAAAAGACTCACAATCGTTTTATCGCTAAGTTTTGTTACAGTAGTAGTTCTTTTGTCATTCTTGGTTTACAGGTTTCAGTTTTAtcttcagtattgctgtattctACTGAGAGGCTATAGATCACCTGGACAGCAAGAATGTTCCTATGACGCATTTGTGATTTTCTCCAGCTATGATGAAGATTGGGTCATGAATGAACTGATGGAGAATCTGGAGAACAGTGTTCCACCGATTCAGCTTTGTCTTCATATGCGGGACTTTCAGGCAGGGAAGTCCATCGCCTCCAACATTATCGATGAAGGTATAATGGGCAGTCGTAAAGTCATTGTGGTCGTGTCTCAACACTTCATTGATAGTGCCTGGTGTCGCTTTGAGTTTGAATTAGCTCAGTCTCGCTTTATGATGGAACGCAAtgccaacatcatcatcatcattctggAAGATGTGGAAGAGACGAAGACTAAGAAAGTGTTTGGACTTCATAAGCATCTGAAAAAGAACACGTACCTAAAGTGGAGCAGAGATCCTCTGAGTAACATGAGATTTTGGATACGCCTCAGAAAAGCTATTTTTGCCACAAACCAATAA